In Candidatus Cohnella colombiensis, one DNA window encodes the following:
- a CDS encoding glycosyltransferase, producing the protein MPQIAYVSTYVPKKCGLATYTHHLREAINCNKGSRSQDLVVPLCNLDEMHSYKEPWMLPISKLDQHNYGTIAEALNQSTIDIVSLQHEFGIFGGEGGNYVLDFLKELKKPVVTTFHTVFEHPVIPYHEVQREIAELSNHLIVMNRKGIGYLQHQFTIAPDKVSYIPHGSPVPNQADRTLVRRNMGWNEHKVLFTFGLLGRSKGIELVLNALAAAVHAVPELQYVIAGQTHPEVLRYEGEAYREELKTLTQQLGIEHHVQWIDRYVPEAELTALIAACDLYVTPYPGMGQITSGTLAYAAGLGRPILSTPYEYAKDLLQGYDAMLLPYGNVEAWGAKLIEVFSYPGMLAKWEQVISEIGHGMHWPQVGALHLRLFQRVLSEQRGKIAYVG; encoded by the coding sequence ATGCCTCAAATCGCTTATGTAAGCACCTATGTGCCGAAGAAATGTGGCCTAGCTACCTACACACACCACTTACGAGAAGCGATCAACTGCAATAAAGGATCGCGTTCACAAGATCTGGTCGTCCCCCTATGTAATTTGGATGAAATGCATAGCTACAAGGAACCGTGGATGCTTCCAATTAGTAAGCTCGATCAACATAATTATGGCACTATTGCAGAAGCACTTAATCAGAGCACCATTGATATCGTCTCGTTGCAGCACGAATTCGGTATTTTTGGAGGAGAGGGTGGCAACTATGTCTTAGATTTTTTAAAGGAGCTCAAAAAACCTGTTGTCACGACTTTCCATACCGTTTTCGAGCATCCAGTCATCCCCTATCACGAAGTTCAACGCGAAATTGCTGAGCTAAGCAATCACCTCATTGTAATGAATCGTAAAGGAATCGGCTATTTGCAACATCAATTTACGATTGCTCCTGATAAAGTTTCCTACATCCCTCATGGAAGTCCAGTTCCGAATCAAGCTGATCGCACTCTCGTCCGTCGTAATATGGGTTGGAACGAACATAAAGTGTTGTTTACATTCGGATTGCTTGGGCGAAGCAAAGGCATTGAGCTTGTTTTAAACGCATTAGCAGCTGCTGTTCATGCTGTCCCAGAATTACAATATGTCATCGCAGGGCAAACACATCCTGAGGTGCTGCGCTATGAAGGAGAAGCTTATCGTGAGGAATTAAAGACGCTAACTCAGCAGCTCGGGATTGAGCATCATGTGCAATGGATCGATCGTTACGTCCCGGAAGCTGAGCTTACTGCCCTTATTGCGGCTTGCGATCTGTACGTTACACCGTACCCCGGAATGGGACAAATTACGAGTGGCACACTTGCTTATGCGGCCGGGTTGGGACGCCCAATATTGTCCACACCTTATGAATATGCCAAAGATTTGTTGCAGGGATATGATGCCATGCTGTTGCCTTACGGAAATGTTGAAGCTTGGGGTGCAAAGTTGATTGAAGTGTTCTCCTACCCCGGAATGCTTGCTAAATGGGAGCAGGTCATCTCCGAGATTGGACATGGTATGCACTGGCCACAGGTAGGCGCGCTTCATCTTCGATTATTTCAACGCGTGTTATCGGAGCAAAGGGGAAAAATCGCTTATGTTGGCTGA